The proteins below come from a single Ictidomys tridecemlineatus isolate mIctTri1 chromosome 8, mIctTri1.hap1, whole genome shotgun sequence genomic window:
- the LOC101961309 gene encoding HLA class II histocompatibility antigen, DO beta chain isoform X1: MSSAWAPWVTVLLVNLIRLNFSMTQDRDSPEDFVIQAKADCYFTNGTEKVHFVVRFIFNLEEYARFDSDLGVFVALTELGLPDAEQWNNRPDILERSRASVDMLCRHNYNLGAPFTVGRKVQPEVTVYPEKTPFLHQHNLLLCSVTGFYPGDIKIRWFWNGQEERAGVLSTGLIRNGDWTFQTMVMLEVTPSPGDVYSCLVEHPSLPSPVSVEWRAQREYSWKKILSGVGAFLLGLTFLLVGIIIHLRARKGSVETQSGDKISRAILQKPNSGPNQSFSPET, translated from the exons ATGAGCTCTGCATGGGCCCCCTGGGTGACAGTTCTGCTAGTGAATCTGATCAGGCTAAATTTCTCCATGACTCAAGACAGAGACTCTCCAG AAGATTTTGTGATTCAGGCAAAGGCCGACTGTTACTTCACCAATGGGACAGAGAAGGTGCATTTTGTGGTCAGATTCATCTTCAACCTGGAGGAGTATGCACGTTTTGACAGTGATCTCGGAGTGTTTGTGGCATTGACAGAGCTGGGGCTGCCTGATGCTGAGCAGTGGAACAATCGGCCTGATATACTGGAGAGGAGCAGGGCATCTGTGGACATGCTCTGTAGACACAACTACAATTTGGGGGCCCCCTTCACTGTGGGGAGAAAAG TGCAACCAGAGGTGACAGTGTACCCAGAGAAGACCCCATTCCTGCATCAGCACAACCTGCTGCTCTGCTCTGTGACAGGCTTCTATCCAGGGGACATAAAGATCAGGTGGTTCTGGAATGGACAGGAGGAGAGAGCTGGCGTTTTGTCCACTGGTCTTATCAGGAACGGAGACTGGACCTTTCAGACCATGGTGATGCTGGAAGTGACTCCTTCACCTGGAGATGTTTACAGCTGCCTTGttgagcaccccagtctgccCAGCCCCGTTTCTGTGGAGTGGA GAGCTCAGCGTGAATATTCTTGGAAAAAGATACTCAGTGGAGTTGGAGCCTTCCTACTTGGGCTAACCTTCCTTCTGGTGGGGATCATCATCCATCTCAGGGCTCGTAAAG GATCTGTGGAGACTCAGTCTGGTGATAAG ATCTCAAGAGCTATTCTACAGAAGCCAAACTCTGGTCCTAATCAAAGCTTCTCTCCTGAAACCTGA
- the LOC101961309 gene encoding HLA class II histocompatibility antigen, DO beta chain isoform X2, with product MSSAWAPWVTVLLVNLIRLNFSMTQDRDSPDFVIQAKADCYFTNGTEKVHFVVRFIFNLEEYARFDSDLGVFVALTELGLPDAEQWNNRPDILERSRASVDMLCRHNYNLGAPFTVGRKVQPEVTVYPEKTPFLHQHNLLLCSVTGFYPGDIKIRWFWNGQEERAGVLSTGLIRNGDWTFQTMVMLEVTPSPGDVYSCLVEHPSLPSPVSVEWRAQREYSWKKILSGVGAFLLGLTFLLVGIIIHLRARKGSVETQSGDKISRAILQKPNSGPNQSFSPET from the exons ATGAGCTCTGCATGGGCCCCCTGGGTGACAGTTCTGCTAGTGAATCTGATCAGGCTAAATTTCTCCATGACTCAAGACAGAGACTCTCCAG ATTTTGTGATTCAGGCAAAGGCCGACTGTTACTTCACCAATGGGACAGAGAAGGTGCATTTTGTGGTCAGATTCATCTTCAACCTGGAGGAGTATGCACGTTTTGACAGTGATCTCGGAGTGTTTGTGGCATTGACAGAGCTGGGGCTGCCTGATGCTGAGCAGTGGAACAATCGGCCTGATATACTGGAGAGGAGCAGGGCATCTGTGGACATGCTCTGTAGACACAACTACAATTTGGGGGCCCCCTTCACTGTGGGGAGAAAAG TGCAACCAGAGGTGACAGTGTACCCAGAGAAGACCCCATTCCTGCATCAGCACAACCTGCTGCTCTGCTCTGTGACAGGCTTCTATCCAGGGGACATAAAGATCAGGTGGTTCTGGAATGGACAGGAGGAGAGAGCTGGCGTTTTGTCCACTGGTCTTATCAGGAACGGAGACTGGACCTTTCAGACCATGGTGATGCTGGAAGTGACTCCTTCACCTGGAGATGTTTACAGCTGCCTTGttgagcaccccagtctgccCAGCCCCGTTTCTGTGGAGTGGA GAGCTCAGCGTGAATATTCTTGGAAAAAGATACTCAGTGGAGTTGGAGCCTTCCTACTTGGGCTAACCTTCCTTCTGGTGGGGATCATCATCCATCTCAGGGCTCGTAAAG GATCTGTGGAGACTCAGTCTGGTGATAAG ATCTCAAGAGCTATTCTACAGAAGCCAAACTCTGGTCCTAATCAAAGCTTCTCTCCTGAAACCTGA
- the Tap2 gene encoding antigen peptide transporter 2 — translation MALPDLRPWASLLLLDAVLLWLLQGTLGTLLPQGLPGLWLEGTLRLGGLWGLLKLWGLLGFVRTLLPLLCLGTPLFLSLRSFVGGTLSAPPVRVASASWSWLLAGYGAAVLSWAIWAVLSPPGAEEREPSQENNRDLMWRLLKLSRPDLPFLLAAFFFLVTAVLGETLIPHYSGRVIDILGGDFDPDAFASAIFSMCLFSVGSSLSAGFRGGSFFFIMSRINLRTREQLFSSLLRQDLSFFQETKTGELNSRLSSDTTLMSRWLPLNANVILRSLVKVIGLYGFMLSVSPRLTFLSMLEMPLLIAVEKLYNMRHQAVLLEIQDAVAKAGQVVREAVGGLQTVRSFGAEEDEVCLYTKAMERCRQLWWRRDLERALYLLIRRVLTLGVQVLVLSCGLQQILAGEVTRGGLLSFLLYQEDVGNYVRALVFGFGDMLSNVGAAEKVFRYLDRKPNLPEPGTLAPPTLQGIVEFQDVSFAYPNRPDQPVLKGLTFTLHAGEMTALVGPNGSGKSTVAALLQNLYQPTGGRLLLDGEPISNYEHHYLHSQVALVGQEPVLFSGSVRDNIAYGLRNCEDDKVMAAARAAHAYDFISEMKHGIYTDVGEKGSQLAAGQKQRLAIARALVRDPRILILDEATSALDVQCEQALQAWKSRGDRTVLVIAHRLHTVQNADQILVLKQGELLDHAQLREGQDIYSRLVQQHLEE, via the exons ATGGCGCTCCCTGACCTGAGGCCCTGGGCCTCCCTGCTGCTATTGGACGCAGTCTTACTCTGGCTGCTTCAGGGGACTCTGGGGACTTTGCTTCCTCAAGGGCTTCCAGGACTATGGCTGGAAGGAACCTTGAGACTTGGAGGCCTGTGGGGGCTGCTAAAGCTGTGGGGGCTTCTGGGATTTGTGAGGACCTTGCTGCCCCTGCTGTGCCTGGGGACCCCCTTGTTCCTCTCTCTGAGATCCTTCGTGGGGGGGACATTGAGTGCTCCCCCAGTCAGAgtggcttcagcctcttggagcTGGCTGCTAGCGGGGTATGGGGCTGCAGTGCTAAGCTGGGCGATATGGGCTGTTTTGAGCCCTCCTGGAGCTGAGGAGAGAGAGCCGAGCCAGGAGAACAACAGAGACCTGATGTGGAGGTTGCTGAAGCTCTCCAGGCCAGACCTGCCATTCCTCTTGGCCGCCTTCTTCTTCCTTGTTACTGCTGTGTTGG GTGAAACATTGATCCCTCACTATTCCGGTCGGGTGATTGACATCCTGGGCGGTGATTTTGACCCTGATGCTTTTGCCAGTGCCATATTTTCCATGTGCCTGTTCTCTGTTGGGAG CTCGCTGTCTGCAGGTTTCCGAGGGGGCTCCTTTTTCTTCATCATGTCCAGAATCAACTTGCGGACCCGGGAGCAGCTTTTCTCCTCCCTGCTGCGGCAGGACCTCAGTTTCTTCCAGGAGACTAAGACAG GGGAGTTGAATTCACGGCTGAGCTCAGATACCACCCTGATGAGCCGCTGGCTTCCTTTAAATGCCAATGTAATCTTGCGGAGCCTGGTGAAAGTGATCGGGCTGTATGGCTTCATGCTGAGCGTGTCACCGAGACTCACCTTCCTCTCCATGCTCGAAATGCCCCTCCTAATAGCAGTGGAAAAGCTGTACAATATGCGCCATCAG GCGGTGCTGCTGGAGATCCAGGATGCAGTGGCGAAGGCAGGGCAGGTGGTGCGGGAGGCAGTTGGCGGGCTGCAGACCGTGCGCAGTTTTGGGGCTGAGGAGGATGAGGTCTGCCTCTATACGAAGGCTATGGAGCGGTGCCGGCAGTTGTGGTGGCGACGGGACCTGGAACGTGCTCTGTACCTGCTTATACGGAGG GTGCTGACCTTGGGTGTGCAGGTGCTGGTGCTGAGCTGCGGGCTGCAGCAGATCCTGGCTGGTGAGGTCACGAGGGgcgggctgctctcctttctgctCTACCAGGAGGACGTGGGGAACTACGTTCGA GCTCTGGTATTTGGTTTTGGTGATATGCTGAGCAACGTGGGAGCTGCAGAGAAGGTTTTCCGATACCTGGACAGAAAGCCCAACCTGCCTGAGCCAGGGACTCTGGCCCCTCCTACACTGCAGGGGATTGTGGAATTCCAAGACGTCTCATTTGCATATCCCAATCGCCCTGACCAACCTGTGCTCAAG GGGCTGACGTTCACCCTCCACGCTGGAGAGATGACAGCGCTGGTGGGACCCAATGGTTCTGGGAAGAGCACTGTGGCTGCCCTTCTGCAGAATCTGTACCAGCCTACAGGAGGGCGGCTGCTGTTGGATGGGGAGCCCATCTCAAACTATGAGCACCACTACCTGCACAgccag GTGGCTTTGGTTGGGCAGGAGCCCGTGCTGTTTTCGGGTTCTGTGAGGGACAACATTGCTTACGGGCTGAGGAACTGTGAGGACGACAAGGTGATGGCTGCCGCCCGGGCGGCCCATGCGTATGACTTCATAAGTGAAATGAAGCATGGGATATATACAG ATGTAGGGGAGAAAGGGAGCCAGTTGGCTGCAGGACAGAAACAGCGCCTGGCCATTGCCCGGGCCCTTGTGCGGGATCCACGGATCCTCATCCTGGATGAGGCCACCAGTGCCCTGGATGTGCAGTGTGAGCAGGCC CTCCAGGCCTGGAAATCTCGTGGGGACCGAACGGTGCTGGTGATCGCTCACAGGCTGCACACGGTTCAGAATGCTGACCAGATCCTAGTGCTCAAGCAGGGGGAGCTGCTGGACCACGCCCAGCTCAGGGAGGGCCAGGACATCTACTCCCGCCTGGTACAGCAGCATCTAGAGGAGTGA